From a region of the Dickeya poaceiphila genome:
- the pyrI gene encoding aspartate carbamoyltransferase regulatory subunit has translation MTHDNKLQVEAIKRGTVIDHIPAQIGFKLLTLFKLTATDQRITIGLNLPSRHLGRKDLIKIENIFLTEEQANQLAMYAPQATVNQIDNYEVVRKLHPQLPSHIEGVLTCPNTNCISRSEPVSSSFGVKQRGDDVQLKCKYCEKEFERQAVLNSH, from the coding sequence ATGACTCACGACAATAAATTACAGGTAGAAGCCATCAAACGCGGCACCGTGATCGACCATATTCCGGCACAGATTGGCTTCAAATTACTGACGCTATTCAAGCTGACCGCCACCGATCAGCGCATTACCATTGGACTCAACCTGCCCTCCAGGCATCTGGGCCGCAAAGATCTCATCAAGATTGAAAACATCTTTCTGACCGAAGAACAGGCCAACCAACTGGCGATGTACGCACCGCAAGCCACCGTCAATCAGATTGACAATTATGAAGTGGTGCGCAAGCTGCACCCGCAATTGCCGTCACACATCGAAGGCGTCCTGACTTGCCCCAACACCAACTGCATCAGCCGTAGCGAACCTGTCAGTTCATCCTTCGGCGTAAAACAGCGCGGCGATGATGTGCAACTGAAGTGTAAATACTGCGAGAAAGAGTTTGAGCGCCAGGCCGTGTTGAACAGCCATTGA
- a CDS encoding YhcH/YjgK/YiaL family protein: MITGNVEHLELVPYLPAKLREAIEYVKQHINADTPLGKHDIDGNKMFVLVSNDSTEPFEKRRAEYHAKYLDIQIVLNGTEGMTFSNLPAGKPDVDLLADKDIAFLPAGEQEKQFVLHTGDFVVFFPGDVHKPLCAVGEPAHVRKAVVKIDASLVL, from the coding sequence ATGATTACCGGTAATGTCGAGCATCTGGAATTGGTTCCCTATCTGCCTGCCAAACTGCGTGAGGCGATTGAGTACGTGAAGCAGCACATCAACGCCGATACCCCGTTGGGTAAACATGATATCGACGGCAATAAGATGTTTGTGCTGGTATCGAACGACAGCACGGAGCCGTTCGAGAAACGCCGCGCTGAGTATCACGCGAAATATCTGGATATCCAGATTGTGTTAAACGGCACCGAAGGCATGACCTTCAGCAATCTGCCGGCAGGCAAACCGGACGTGGACTTGCTGGCCGATAAAGACATCGCGTTCCTGCCGGCTGGCGAGCAGGAAAAACAGTTTGTGTTACATACCGGCGATTTCGTGGTGTTCTTCCCCGGTGATGTGCACAAGCCGCTGTGCGCTGTCGGCGAGCCGGCTCACGTACGCAAGGCCGTGGTGAAAATTGATGCGTCACTGGTGTTGTAA
- a CDS encoding PTS transporter subunit EIIC — translation MSGIRDYAKLAQSILQEVGGQANIVDFSRCATRLRLILAQTPDNAKARIQHLPGVIAVVESAGQFQVVIGVHVSDVYHQMAALLGEGAKRDEAPRRRVLDTVIATMSAVFAPIVYILAAAGILQGILIVIQQLSTGFALTGTYRVLNFMSWTPFAFLPVFIALTASRHFRCNTYIAMLCCCALINPEWTLMAGKIAAGESITLLGLPLAKTVYTASVLPPLFLVWVLAWVERWVEKRLPDIVSALFTPLICFVIVVPLTLLLIGPASTWVATGIAAGYNALFNAFPALAAAIIGGVWQIIVIFGVHWGITPVVMANFDLNGHDSFQAFQTVAVVAQMAAAFGCFLKTRNRELKARSMSAGVTAIFGITEPAIYGVTLRYKKPFICGCIGGAVGAVVASLFGSLYYAYAALPGVLTVINAINPSAPMSFIGELAGCGVAIVLTVGLVMVVGFDDPVEETATASAADAPAATRTNASV, via the coding sequence ATGTCAGGGATCAGAGATTATGCGAAATTAGCGCAGAGCATTCTGCAGGAAGTGGGCGGTCAGGCGAATATTGTCGATTTTTCCCGTTGCGCGACCCGACTACGTTTGATACTGGCGCAAACGCCTGATAACGCAAAAGCGCGAATTCAGCATCTGCCTGGTGTGATTGCGGTAGTGGAAAGCGCGGGTCAGTTTCAGGTCGTCATCGGCGTACATGTATCGGATGTGTACCACCAGATGGCGGCGTTACTTGGTGAGGGCGCAAAGCGTGATGAAGCCCCCCGCCGACGTGTGCTGGATACGGTAATCGCTACCATGTCGGCGGTGTTCGCGCCGATTGTATATATTCTGGCCGCGGCAGGGATACTGCAAGGCATACTGATCGTTATTCAGCAGCTCTCTACCGGTTTTGCGCTGACCGGCACCTACCGTGTGCTCAATTTCATGTCCTGGACGCCGTTTGCTTTTCTGCCGGTGTTTATCGCCCTGACGGCTTCCCGCCATTTTCGCTGCAACACCTATATTGCGATGCTGTGTTGCTGCGCGTTGATCAACCCGGAATGGACCTTAATGGCGGGGAAAATCGCCGCCGGCGAGTCAATCACCCTCCTGGGGCTGCCGCTGGCAAAAACGGTGTATACCGCGTCGGTGTTGCCGCCGCTGTTTCTGGTATGGGTGCTGGCATGGGTGGAACGTTGGGTGGAAAAGCGCTTGCCGGATATCGTCAGCGCGCTGTTTACCCCGTTGATCTGCTTTGTGATTGTGGTGCCGCTGACATTGCTGTTGATAGGCCCGGCCAGTACCTGGGTAGCCACCGGGATCGCCGCTGGCTACAACGCGTTGTTTAACGCCTTTCCGGCGCTGGCGGCAGCCATCATTGGCGGCGTGTGGCAGATCATCGTGATCTTTGGCGTGCACTGGGGCATTACGCCGGTGGTGATGGCTAACTTTGATCTGAATGGTCATGACTCGTTTCAGGCGTTCCAGACCGTTGCCGTGGTTGCCCAAATGGCGGCGGCGTTCGGCTGCTTTTTGAAAACCCGCAATCGGGAACTGAAAGCCCGTTCGATGTCCGCAGGGGTCACGGCGATTTTCGGTATCACTGAACCGGCTATTTACGGGGTGACGCTGCGCTACAAGAAACCTTTTATCTGCGGCTGCATCGGCGGCGCGGTAGGCGCAGTTGTCGCCAGCCTGTTCGGCTCGCTGTATTACGCCTACGCTGCATTGCCGGGCGTACTGACGGTGATCAACGCCATCAATCCGTCTGCGCCAATGTCGTTTATTGGTGAGCTGGCTGGTTGCGGCGTGGCTATCGTGTTGACTGTCGGGCTGGTGATGGTGGTGGGCTTTGATGATCCAGTGGAAGAAACGGCCACCGCGTCCGCGGCGGATGCGCCGGCGGCGACCCGAACAAACGCATCGGTTTGA
- the pyrB gene encoding aspartate carbamoyltransferase — protein MVNPLYKRHIISINDLSRDDLELTLKVAASLKAHPQPELLKHKVIASCFFEASTRTRLSFETAIHRLGACVVGFADSSNTSLGKKGETLSDTISVISNYVDAIVMRHPQEGAARLATEFSGGVPVLNAGDGANQHPSQTLLDLFTIQETQGRLNNMNIAMVGDLKYGRTVHSLTQALAKFDGNRFYFISPDALAMPDYILNMLQEKNIPYSLHTSIEEVAPQLDILYMTRVQKERLDPSEYINIKSQFILRAADLGNARDNLKVLHPLPRIDEITTDVDSTPYAYYFQQAGNGIYARQALLALVLNSELVL, from the coding sequence ATGGTCAATCCGCTATATAAAAGACACATCATCTCAATCAACGATCTCAGCCGGGACGATTTGGAACTGACACTGAAGGTGGCGGCCAGCCTGAAGGCTCATCCGCAGCCGGAACTGCTGAAGCACAAAGTGATTGCCAGCTGTTTCTTTGAAGCATCCACCCGTACCCGTTTGTCGTTTGAAACCGCCATTCATCGGTTAGGGGCCTGCGTCGTTGGGTTTGCCGACAGCAGCAATACCTCGCTTGGCAAGAAAGGCGAGACGTTGTCAGATACCATTTCAGTCATCAGCAACTATGTGGACGCCATCGTAATGCGCCACCCGCAGGAAGGCGCTGCACGGCTGGCGACCGAGTTCTCCGGCGGTGTACCGGTGCTTAATGCCGGCGATGGCGCCAATCAACATCCATCCCAGACGCTGCTGGACCTGTTTACCATTCAGGAAACCCAGGGGCGCTTGAACAATATGAATATCGCCATGGTAGGCGACCTGAAGTATGGCCGCACCGTGCATTCGCTGACCCAGGCTCTGGCCAAGTTCGACGGCAACCGTTTCTACTTCATCTCCCCGGACGCGCTGGCGATGCCGGATTACATCCTCAATATGCTGCAAGAAAAAAACATCCCCTACAGTCTGCACACCAGCATCGAGGAAGTGGCGCCACAACTGGATATTCTGTATATGACCCGCGTACAGAAAGAACGGCTGGACCCGTCGGAGTACATCAACATCAAGTCGCAGTTTATTCTGCGCGCCGCTGACCTCGGTAACGCCCGCGACAATCTGAAAGTGCTGCACCCGCTGCCGCGCATTGATGAAATCACCACAGATGTGGACAGCACGCCCTACGCCTACTACTTCCAACAGGCAGGCAACGGCATTTACGCGCGTCAGGCTCTGCTGGCGTTGGTATTGAACAGCGAACTGGTTCTGTGA
- a CDS encoding isopentenyl transferase family protein, translated as MNTVLYLLWGVTSMGKTSYSVMLAKKYGLPVIALDRFQGYPEIMTGSGAPDHSELQGTERIYITPSRNLIEKVVSPEEAHHILKQKTSISLAKHPSIIIEGGSVSLLKNMISDYYWTSFSWRIKKFLIPSQKDFIERAKKRVSMMVYPKNDRPSILQETSIFFRKHHTVEPLADIDGYRIIIQYCKENNINYDSLDKLPDHEKDNITNLITHEYYEHALWQEKSFPGFPPSWSWVMLQD; from the coding sequence ATGAATACGGTACTTTATCTTTTGTGGGGTGTGACATCCATGGGAAAAACATCCTATTCAGTCATGCTTGCAAAAAAATATGGTTTACCTGTGATTGCACTGGACAGGTTTCAAGGGTATCCAGAGATTATGACCGGGAGTGGCGCGCCTGACCATAGTGAATTACAGGGGACAGAAAGGATATATATTACCCCATCAAGAAATCTGATTGAAAAGGTTGTATCTCCGGAGGAGGCTCATCATATTCTTAAACAAAAAACATCCATATCATTAGCAAAACACCCAAGTATTATCATTGAAGGCGGCTCAGTATCATTACTGAAAAACATGATCTCTGATTATTACTGGACATCTTTCTCATGGCGAATAAAAAAATTCCTCATCCCATCCCAAAAAGATTTTATCGAAAGAGCAAAAAAAAGAGTATCCATGATGGTCTATCCTAAAAACGACAGACCCTCAATACTACAAGAAACCAGTATTTTCTTTAGGAAACATCATACCGTGGAACCATTAGCAGATATTGATGGCTATCGTATAATAATTCAGTACTGTAAGGAAAATAATATAAATTATGATTCTCTTGATAAACTCCCGGACCATGAAAAAGATAATATAACTAATCTGATTACACATGAGTATTATGAACATGCCTTATGGCAGGAAAAGAGCTTCCCTGGGTTCCCTCCTTCATGGTCATGGGTAATGTTACAGGATTAA
- the ridA gene encoding 2-iminobutanoate/2-iminopropanoate deaminase encodes MSRIISTEQAPAAIGPYVQGVDLGSMIITSGQIPVDPKTGLVPDDITAQARQSLANVKAIVEAADLKVSNIVKTTVFVKDLNDFATVNAAYEAFFTEHNAPFPARSCVEVARLPKDVKIEIEAIAVRS; translated from the coding sequence ATGTCACGCATTATCAGCACAGAACAGGCTCCAGCCGCCATCGGCCCTTATGTTCAGGGCGTTGACCTGGGCAGCATGATCATCACCTCCGGTCAGATCCCGGTAGACCCGAAAACCGGTCTGGTGCCGGACGACATCACCGCGCAGGCTCGCCAGTCGCTGGCAAACGTGAAAGCCATCGTGGAAGCGGCCGATCTGAAAGTAAGCAACATCGTCAAAACCACCGTGTTCGTAAAAGATCTGAACGACTTCGCCACAGTGAACGCCGCCTATGAAGCGTTCTTCACCGAGCATAACGCGCCGTTTCCGGCCCGCTCTTGTGTGGAAGTGGCGCGCCTGCCGAAAGACGTGAAGATCGAGATCGAAGCTATCGCGGTACGCAGCTAG